The Vibrio sp. 10N DNA window TGCATCGACGATGGGAATGTGGCGAATATCGAGCGCTTCCATCGTGTGTTTGGCGTCGGCTAGTGAGTGAGACCGCAATAGGGTGTGAGGGTTGCGAGTCATCATATCTTGGACCTTAATCATGTGGCCTCCAACTCGTTCTGTTTGTGTACTTTAACTATAGATTTTTTCCCTGATTAAATCTGAGATTAGCGTCGGTTTTTGCCGCTCAACTCACAAAATATCCCTATTGATAAAGCGGTTAAATTGAAACTCAATAAAACATGCAATCGCGGGGCATGAGCGTCGGTTCAGCTTGCTATTCCAACGGGTCACTTTATACTATGCGGCTGCGAATTTTTTCGCCGTTTTATGTCGCTTAATATAGAAGATTGGTGTTATGCAAGTTTCAGATTTTCACTTCGAATTACCTGATGAGCTGATTGCTCGTTACCCAAAGGCAGAGCGTAGCTCAAGCCGACTGCTTCAATTGACCGGTAATACGGGTGAGGTTGTGGATGGAAGCTTCACTGATATCGTCAGCCAAGTTCAGCCTGGCGATCTTCTTGTATTTAATAACACGCGCGTTATTCCTGCTCGTATGTTCGGTCGTAAAGCCTCTGGTGGTAAGCTCGAAGTATTAGTAGAGCGTATGCTTGATGACAAGCGTGTACTTGCTCACGTTCGTTGTTCAAAATCACCAAAGCCAGGTACTGAGCTATTTCTGGGTGAAAACGACGAATACCAAGCGATCATGACGGCGCGTCACGATGCATTGTTTGAAATTGAAATGCAGTCAGACAAAACAGTGCTTGAGATCCTAAATGATGTCGGCCATATGCCACTGCCACCTTACATCGACCGTCCAGATGAAGATGCAGATAAAGAGCGCTACCAAACGGTTTATAACGAAAAGCCAGGCGCGGTTGCCGCTCCAACAGCGGGTCTTCATTTTGATGACAGTGTTCTTGAGCAAATCAAAGCAAAAGGTGCCAACTTCGCATACGTAACCCTTCACGTGGGCGCAGGTACATTCCAACCTGTTCGCGTAGAAAATATTCATGACCACCACATGCATGCAGAGTACGTGGAAGTACCTCAAGACGTGGTGGATGCGATTGCAGAGACCAAAGCGAATGGCGGCCGCATTATTGCAGTGGGTACCACTTCAGTACGTTCACTCGAGAGTGCAGCGCAAGATGCACTGAAAAAGGGTACCGAGTTAGTGCCTTTCTTTGGTGATACTGAGATTTTCATCTTCCCTGGCTATGAATATCAGCTGGTGGATTGTCTCGTGACAAACTTCCACCTACCAGAATCGACGCTGATCATGTTGGTCAGTGCGTTTGCAGGCTATGACAATGTCATGAATGCCTACCAACATGCGGTAGAGCAAAAGTATCGCTTCTTTAGCTATGGTGATGCGATGTTCATTACCAAGAAAACG harbors:
- the queA gene encoding tRNA preQ1(34) S-adenosylmethionine ribosyltransferase-isomerase QueA, with the translated sequence MQVSDFHFELPDELIARYPKAERSSSRLLQLTGNTGEVVDGSFTDIVSQVQPGDLLVFNNTRVIPARMFGRKASGGKLEVLVERMLDDKRVLAHVRCSKSPKPGTELFLGENDEYQAIMTARHDALFEIEMQSDKTVLEILNDVGHMPLPPYIDRPDEDADKERYQTVYNEKPGAVAAPTAGLHFDDSVLEQIKAKGANFAYVTLHVGAGTFQPVRVENIHDHHMHAEYVEVPQDVVDAIAETKANGGRIIAVGTTSVRSLESAAQDALKKGTELVPFFGDTEIFIFPGYEYQLVDCLVTNFHLPESTLIMLVSAFAGYDNVMNAYQHAVEQKYRFFSYGDAMFITKKTA